Proteins found in one Quercus robur chromosome 2, dhQueRobu3.1, whole genome shotgun sequence genomic segment:
- the LOC126694441 gene encoding uncharacterized protein LOC126694441 codes for MVSPISCLSILVIPLLVTSLFYQVSNAVNDTYLDSICHKSTDYELCSSTFAADNRTSTADLNVLLIISFSSNMNLLETTIVNRIPKILEILEDPQDKALLQTCQTHFTDALGKLSGAYLATISKNYTKATNLAMDAALINADCETEYNTSKRRSPIADVPSKVGRLAFISFVIIDEIL; via the coding sequence atggtatCTCCAATTAGCTGCCTATCAATCTTGGTAATCCCCTTACTAGTCACCTCGCTTTTCTACCAAGTTTCTAATGCAGTAAACGATACCTATCTTGATAGCATTTGCCACAAATCCACGGACTATGAGTTGTGTTCATCAACTTTTGCTGCAGACAATCGTACTTCTACAGCTGATCTAAATGTTCTTCtcatcatttctttttcttcaaacaTGAATCTATTAGAAACTACCATTGTTAATCGAATcccaaaaattcttgaaataCTCGAAGACCCACAGGATAAGGCTCTACTTCAGACTTGCCAAACCCATTTTACTGATGCACTAGGGAAATTGAGTGGTGCATACTTGGCTACGATTTCAAAGAATTATACAAAAGCGACAAATTTAGCTATGGATGCAGCTTTAATAAATGCAGATTGTGAAACTGAATACAATACGAGCAAACGTCGATCTCCAATTGCAGATGTCCCTAGCAAAGTGGGGAGGCTAGCCTTCATTAGTTTCGTTATAATTGATGAGATCCTATAA